DNA sequence from the Methylacidiphilum kamchatkense Kam1 genome:
CCTCCTTCTAGTTCGACTTCTATAACCGGCTCCAACCAATAAAGTCCATAAGAACCCGTACGGACTATCCGAATGGGGATATTCCTTAAGAAAGCTTCTTTTTCAACTGCAAAAGCCACCTCGTCCGCGCCTACGGCGATGGCTGAATAATCTTTGGCTATATAAAGGGTGTGCATAACTAGCGTAAGGAGTGGATTAGGTTTTCAATTTTTCGAGCATCAACTCTTCCGTAGAGCTTTCCATTGAGGGCCACCGAAGGACCATTAGCGCAATTGCCAAAACAAAAAGTTGGCAGTAATGTCACTTTGCCATCAGCGGTCGTCCCACCAAAATCAATTTTCAACGTTTCTTTTGCTTTTTCTATCACCTTATGACAGCCATTAGCTTGACAGGCTTCAGCTCGACAAATCTTTAAGATGTTATTTCCCGGAGGCTTAGTTCGAAAGTCAGCATAAAAAGTAAGAACACCATACACTTCCGCTTGAGAAAGATTAAAAGAAGAAGCAATCTGAGGTAGAAATTCTTTGGGAATATATCCAATTTCTTCTTGTACTTTATGATAGAAGGGAATAAGCCCATTGGGTTTCGTAGAATAGAAAGCTAAGCTGTCCAGAAGTTTTTGATCCATTGT
Encoded proteins:
- a CDS encoding NAD(P)H-dependent oxidoreductase subunit E is translated as MDQKLLDSLAFYSTKPNGLIPFYHKVQEEIGYIPKEFLPQIASSFNLSQAEVYGVLTFYADFRTKPPGNNILKICRAEACQANGCHKVIEKAKETLKIDFGGTTADGKVTLLPTFCFGNCANGPSVALNGKLYGRVDARKIENLIHSLR